Genomic window (Deltaproteobacteria bacterium):
CAGCTGGCGGGCACGATCGCGGCGGCGGCGGGACTCGGCCTCGCGAACAAGTTCCTGGAACCGGTCGCGGGCGCGGTGCTGGCGAAGATCGTCGTACTTGTGTTCATCATCCTCTTCATCCAGCGGCGTCCGCAGGGACTGTTCGCGCTGCGCGGGCGGGCGGCGGACGACTGATGGCCACCATGACGCGGAGGCTGCTCAGCCTGGGCGCGAACTTCTCCTGGCCGCAGTGGCCCCTGCCGGGGGCAGGACTGCGAACTCTCTTTCCACGCCGGACGTGGACCATCGTGCTCGGTGGATACGCGCTGCTCGCCGTCGTCGTGCCGGTGCTGCACCTCGCCGTGCCTGCCTCGAGCGCCTGGCACGTCGGAGACTACGCAGTCACGCTGGGCGGCAAGATCCTCTGCTACGCCACCGTGGCGCTCGCCATGGATCTGGTCTGGGGATACGCGGGCATCCTCAGCCTGGGCCACGGGCTCTTCTTCGCGCTCGGCGGCTACGCGATGGGCATGTACCTGATGCGCGCCATCGGCAGCGAGGGCGTATATGGCGACCCGATCCTGCCCGACTTCATGGTGTTCCTCGACTGGAAGCAGCTGCCTTGGTACTGGCAGGGCTCGGAGCATTTTCTCCAGCAGGCGCTGCTGGTGGTCGTCGCACCCTCGCTGATCGCCTTCGTCTTCGGCTGGTTCGCGTTCCGTTCCCGCATCCGGGGCGTCTACTTCTCCATCATCACGCAGGCCCTCACGTTCGCCTTCATGCTCCTGTTCTTCCGGAACCAGACCGGATTCGGCGGGAACAACGGCTTCACCGACTTCAAGCGCATCCTCGGGTTCCACCTCGCCAGCCCCCGCACGCGCGTGGCGTTGTTCGCGCTCTCTGCCACCTGGCTCCTGGTCGCGCTGATCGGCTGCCGCCTGCTGGTGCGCTCGAAGTTCGGACGCGTGCTCACCGCCATCCGCGATGCGGAGGACCGGGTCCGTTTCTGCGGCTACGACCCGGTGGGGTTCAAGCTCTTCGTCTGGACGCTCTCCGCGGCCATCTGCGGCGTCGCCGGCGCCCTCTATGTGCCGCAGGTCGGAATCATCAATCCGTCGGAAATGTCGCCGGCGAACTCCGTGGAGATCGCCATCTGGGTGGCGGTCGGCGGCCGTGGCACCCTGCTCGGCCCGATCCTGGGAGCGGCGCTGATCAATGGCGCCAAGAGCTGGCTGACGGTCGCCGCGCCCGAGATGTGGCTCTACGCGCTGGGGCTCCTCTTCATCGTGGTCACGCGCTGGCTGCCCGACGGCGTGCTCGGCCTTTTGCGTCGGGAGAGCAAGTGAACCTCGACACGGCGCAGGGACCGATCCTCTACCTCGACGGCGTGACCGTCAGCTTCGACGGGTTCAAGGCCCTCGACAGCCTGAGCCTGATCGTCGACCCGGGCGAGCTGCGCTGCATCATCGGGCCCAACGGCGCCGGCAAGACCACCATGATGGACGTCATCACCGGCAAGACCCGCCCCGACGCTGGCGAGGCGCACTTCGGCAATGCGCACGACCTCACGCGCATGTCGGAGCCCGAAATCGCGCGGGCGGGGATCGGACGCAAGTTCCAGAAGCCGACCATCTTCAGGAACCACACCGTGTTCGAGAACCTGGAGGTGGCGCTGAAGACCGACAAGCGCGTCTTTCCCACCCTGGGCGCGCAACGCACCCCGGAGCAGGACGCGCGCATCGACGAGGTCCTCGAGGTGATCGGCCTGCGACGGAAGGCGGACCAGAAGGCCGATCTCCTCTCGCACGGCGAGAAACAGTGGCTGGAGATCGGCATGCTGCTCGTGCAGGACCCGCGGCTGCTCCTCCTCGACGAGCCGGTGGCCGGAATGAGCGACGACGACACGGCGCGCACCGGGGAGCTCTTGCGCTCCTGGTGGTGGTGGAGCACGACATGCACTTCGTCGAGAGCATCGGCCAGAAGATCACGGTGCTTCACGAAGGGCGGCTTCTGGCGGAGGGGACGCTCGAGGTGGTGCGCGAAGATCCGCGCGTCGTCGAAGTCTACCTGGGGCGCTGATGCTGAACGTGCGCGGGCTCAACCAGTATTACGGTGGAAGCCACATCCTGCGGGGAATCGATCTGGAGATCCCCACCGGCGCCTGCACCGCCCTGCTCGGCCGGAACGGCGTGGGCAAGACCACGCTCTTGCGGTGCCTGATGGGCGAGCTGCCGGTGCGCTCAGGGACAGTGGTCCTGGACGGCGAGGACGTCACCGCGATGCCGGTCTACGAGCGCGCCCGCCGCGGAATCGGGTACGTTCCACAAGGGCGGGAGATTTTCTCGCGCCTGACGGTGGCCGAGAACCTCGTCGTCGCCGAGGCGGCGGCACGCCGTGGCGAGGTCACGCCCCGCGAAGAGCTGGAGCAGCTCTTTCCCATCCTGCGCACCATGCAAAGGCGCCGGGGCGGCGATCTTTCCGGTGGCCAGCAGCAGCAGCTCGCCATTGCCCGGGCGCTGGTCCCCCGCCCGCGGGTACTGCTGCTGGACGAGCCCACGGAGGGAATCCAGCCCTCGACAATCAAGGAGATTGGACGCGTCCTGCGAAAGCTGCTCGAGCGGCAGATGACGATCCTCCTCGTCGAGCAGTACCTCGACTTCGCCCTCGAGCTCGCCGAGCACTGCGTGGTTCTCTCGCGCGGCGAGATCGTCATGCGCGGGCGCGCGGCGGAGCTGGATCCCGCGCAGGTCGGAAAACACCTTTCCGTCTGATAGAACGCGGGCCGTGCCGCAGATCGCGCACGGCGTGTTGTCGTTCGAGCGCGCGGGCGCCGCCACGGTGGTCGGCGCCGCCTACGCCACCCTGGGTGGCGGCTTCGTGGACGGGGATCGGGTGCGGCTGCGGATCTCCGTCGCCGAGGGAGCGCGCGCGTTCGTCTCCTCTCAGGGACCCACGCGCATCTACCGATCGCCGCGGGGCTGCGAGAGCGAGACCGCGGTCGAGATCGCTCCTGGCGGGGCGCTGGTCCTGGCGCCGGATCCGACGGCTTGTTTCGCGGGCGCTCGCTTCCGGCAGCGCATCGACGTGGCGCTCGCGGACGGCGCTTCCGTCGCGCTCTGGGACGTCCTTTCGGCGGGCCGCATCGCCCGCGGAGAGCGTTGGGCGCTCGATCGCTGCTCGCTCGCCCTCACGGCGCGGCGAGATGGGCGGACGTTCCTCGACGAGTGCTGGCTCCTCGATCCCTCGCATGGCGCGCTGCGCTCGCGTCTGGGCCGCTTCGAAGCCCTCGCCACGGCGCTACTCGTCGGGCCGTTGTTCGCGACGGTGGCCGAGAAGTGGCGCGCGGCGCTCGACTCGCAGCCACCCGCGGCACGCGCGCCGGTGCTCGAGTCCGCGAGCGCGCTCGCAGGCGGCGGGCTCGTCGTCCGTCTCGCCGCCGAATCGGTCGAGGAGCTGGTCCGCTCCCTGCGCTCCCGTCTCGCCGGAATTCCCGCGCTGCTCGGAGACGATCCCTGGGCGCGCCGCGCCTGAAAGGAGTGCTCGCATGCACCTGACGCCCCGCGAAGTGGACAAGCTGGTGTTGCACGGCGCCGGCGTCCTGGCGCAGAAGCGGCTCGCGCGCGGGCTGCGCCTGAACCAGCCGGAGGCGGTCGCGCTGATCTCGACGCAACTTCTGGAGTTGATTCGGGACGGCCGCAGCGTGGCCGAGCTGATGGATCTCGGGCGCCGCATGCTCGGGCGCGCCCAGGTGCTGTCCGGCGTGCCGGAGATGATCCTGGAAGTGCAGGTGGAAGGGACATTCCCGGACGGGACGAAGCTGGTCACCGTCCACCATCCCGTCGCGCTCGAGCAGGGAGATCTCGCGCTGGCCCTTTACGGCAGTTTCCTGCCTCCGCCGGACGCGTCGAAGTTCGCCGCCGCGCGCGAGGAGCCGGTGGCCGGAGAGGTGCTGGCTACTTCCGGTGAGATCGAGCTGAACGCCGGGCGGGAGGCGGTGGCGCTCAAGGTGGTGAATCGCGGCGACCGGCCCATCCAGGTGGGCAGTCACTATCCATTTGCGGAAACGAACCGGGCCCTGGTGTTCGACCGCGGGCGCGCCTACGGAAAGCGGCTCGACATTCCTGCGGGGACGGCGGTCCGGTTCGAACCCGGCGAGAGCCGCACCGTGCAGCTCGTCGCGTTTGCCGGCGCGCGCATCGTGCGCGGCGGAAACTCGCTTGGCGACGGTCCGACCACCCGGGAGAACCAGGCGCGCTTCCTCGACGCCGTCGCCTCCCGCGGATTCGGGCACGCGGAGGAGAAGCCGTGAGCCGGCGGATCGAGCGACGCCATTACGCGGACCTGTACGGACCAACCACGGGCGATCGCGTACGGCTCGGAGACACGGCGCTGATCGCCGAGGTCGAGCGGGATCTGACGTCGTATGGGGACGAGTGCAAGTTCGGCGGCGGGAAGGTCCTGCGCGACGGCCAGGGGCAGAAGGCGGGTGCCACCGACCCCGAGGCGCTCGACTGCGTGATCACCAACGCGCTGATCCTCGACTGGACGGGAATCTACAAGGCGGACGTCGGGATCAAGGACGGCCGCATCGCCGGCATCGGGAAGGCGGGCAACCCCGACACCATGGCGGACGTGACGCCCGGGATGGTGGTCGGCGTCACGACGGAAGCGATCGCCGGCGAAGGCCTGATCCTCACCGCCGGGGGGATCGATACGCACATCCACTTCATCAGTCCACAGCAGGCGCCGGACGCGATCGCGAGCGGCATCACCAGCTGGGTCGGCGGAGGGACGGGGCCGGCGACGGGAACCAACGCGACGACCTGCACTCCCGGAGCGTGGAACCTTGCCCGCATGCTGCAGGCGGTGGACGACCTGCCGTTGAACGTCGGGTTCACCGGCAAGGGGAACACCTCGCGGCCCGAAGGATTGCTCGATCAGATTCGCGCTGGCGCCATCGGGCTGAAGCTGCACGAGGACTGGGGCACGACCCCCGCGGCCATCGACTGCTGCCTCTCCGTCGCCGAAGGCGAGGACGTGCAGGTGACCATCCACACCGACACGCTCAACGAGTCGGGATTCGTCGACGACTCGATCGCCGCCTTCAAGGGGCGCACCATCCACACCTATCACTCGGAGGGCGCAGGTGGAGGGCATGCGCCGGACATCCTCCGCGTTTGCGGCGTCGCCTCGGTGCTCCCGTCCTCGACGAACCCGACCCGGCCCTTCACCGTGAACACGCTCGACGAGCACCTCGACATGCTGATGGTCTGTCACCATCTCGATCGCGAGATCGTCGAGGACGTCGCCTTCGCGGAGAGCCGCATCCGCGGGGAGACCATCGCCGCCGAGGACATCCTCCACGATCTGGGCGCCATCAGCATGATGTCGAGCGACAGCCAGGCGATGGGCCGCGTCGGCGAAGTGATCACGCGCACCTGGCAGACCGGCCACAAGATGCGCGAGCAGCGCGGGCGGCTGGCCGGGGAGCACGGAGAGAACGACAACCTGCGCATCCGCCGGTACGTGGCGAAGTACACGATCAATCCGGCCATCGCGCATGGATTCGCCGACGCGGTCGGCTCGGTGGAGATCGGGAAGCTTGCCGACCTGGTGCTCTGGAAGCCGGCGTTCTTCGGGATCAAGCCGGAGCTGGTGATCAAGGGAGGATTCATCGCCTGGGCGCAGATGGGGGATGCGGGAGCGTCGATCCCCACGCCCCAACCGCTGCTGATGCGCCCGATGTTCGGGGCGCGGGCGCCGGGAGCGATCAGCCTCGCGTTCGTTTCGCGGCGGGCGCTCGACGACGGCACGGTGACGCCGCTCGGGTTGCGCAAGCGGCTGCACGCGGTGCGCGGCTGCAGGTCGCTCGGCAAGCGCGACATGAAGCTGAACGACGCGCTGCCGAAGCTGGAGGTGGATCCGGAGAGCTACGAGGTGCGGGCCGACGGCGAGGTGTTGCGGTGCGAGCCCGCCACGCGGCTGCCCCTGTCGCAGAGGTACTCGCTGTTCTGAGGAGCGCGCATGTGGACAGTGCTCCAGCTGGCGGATTCCGCGTTTCCAACCGGGGGCTTCGCGCACTCGGCAGGCCTGGAAGCGGCGGCCCAGGCGCGTGAGGTCGAAGGCCCCGAAGGCGTCGCGCGGTTCGTCCGCGATGCGATCTGGCAAGCCGGGTGGGGCGCGTTGCCGCTGGTGCGCGCGGCGTTCGAGGATCCCTCGGCATTGCCTCGGCTCGACCGGCGCGCCGAGACGTTTCTCGTGAACCACGTCGCGAACCGCGCGAGCCGGACGCAGGGACGCGCGTTTGTTTCGACGGCGGCGCGGGTGTTTCCGCAGCGGGTTGGCCCGGTGCACGCGCGGGCGACGGGTCTGAAGCAGCACTTCGCCCCGCTCTGGGGCGCGGTCTGGCATGCGCTCGGTCTCGGGCTGGACGATGCGCAGCGCGTCCTCCTCTGGAGCACCGCGCGCAACGTGTTGTCCGCCGCGGTGCGGCTCGGGCTGGTGGGGACGCACGAAGCGCAGGCGCTGCTCGCGCAGCTCGGGCACGTGCTCGACGAGGTTCACCGGGCCTGCGGCGGCCTGGGCGTCGAAGACCTGGCGCAAGCCGCGCCGTTGGCCGATCTGCTGCAGGGAACTCACGACCGGCTCTATTCACGGCTCTTCCAGTCCTGACGGAGGTCACCGATGGCGCACGAGGGCGAGCACGAGCATGCGGATCATCCCGGCCACTTCCACGAGCGCGAGACGCCGAGGCGGCGCGACTATAGCGCGCGCGCCTTCACGGTTGGGGTCGGAGGCCCCGTCGGCAGCGGGAAGACGGCGCTGGTGCTGGCCCTCTGCCGTGCGCTGCGCGACCGCGTCAGCCTCGGAGTGGTGACCAACGACATCTTCACCCGGGAGGACGCCGAGTTCCTGGTGCGCAACGAGGCGCTGCCGCGGGAGCGGATCCGCGCGGTGGAGACGGGCGGCTGCCCGCACGCGGCGATCCGGGAGGACATCAGCCACAACCTGCTCGCGCTCGAGCAGTTGATGGAGGAGGTGCATCCCGATCTGCTGTTCGTGGAGAGCGGTGGGGACAATCTGGCGGCGCAGTACAGCCGCGAGCTCGCGGACTACACCATCTACGTCATCGACGTAGCGGGCGGAGACAAGGTCCCGCGCAAAGGCGGCCCGGGGATTACGCAGTCGGATCTGCTGGTGATCAACAAGACGGATCTGGCGCCCCACGTCGGTGCGGATCTGTCAGTCATGGACCGGGACGCGCGCCGGATGCGCGGCGACGGCCCTACCGTGTTTGCTGAGGTGACGAAAGGCGTCGGTGTCGACGAGATCGTATCGAACCTGCTCGCCGCCTGGCGGCGCAGGACTCAGTGACGGACGAACATCGCACCGCGGCCGGTGAGAAAATACGATCGCCCATCCGGCAGCGGGAAGTATTGCGCGCTGGCGCCACCGGTGAACAGTCGCTCCATCGTCCACGACTTGCCGTCGAAGTGATGGACCGAGACATCCTGGTCCATGCGATCGACCGTCGTGACATCGTCGTCCGAGCGAGCCACGACCGCAAGCGTAGGAAACTCCCCCGCTTCCTGAAAAGCGATGCCGTCCCAGCGCAGGACCCGGGCGGTGAACGGCAACTGACTCTCGACGCGTTCGACGGCCCAGGCGACGCCTC
Coding sequences:
- the urtE gene encoding urea ABC transporter ATP-binding subunit UrtE is translated as MLNVRGLNQYYGGSHILRGIDLEIPTGACTALLGRNGVGKTTLLRCLMGELPVRSGTVVLDGEDVTAMPVYERARRGIGYVPQGREIFSRLTVAENLVVAEAAARRGEVTPREELEQLFPILRTMQRRRGGDLSGGQQQQLAIARALVPRPRVLLLDEPTEGIQPSTIKEIGRVLRKLLERQMTILLVEQYLDFALELAEHCVVLSRGEIVMRGRAAELDPAQVGKHLSV
- a CDS encoding urea ABC transporter permease subunit UrtB, whose translation is QLAGTIAAAAGLGLANKFLEPVAGAVLAKIVVLVFIILFIQRRPQGLFALRGRAADD
- the urtC gene encoding urea ABC transporter permease subunit UrtC, which encodes MTRRLLSLGANFSWPQWPLPGAGLRTLFPRRTWTIVLGGYALLAVVVPVLHLAVPASSAWHVGDYAVTLGGKILCYATVALAMDLVWGYAGILSLGHGLFFALGGYAMGMYLMRAIGSEGVYGDPILPDFMVFLDWKQLPWYWQGSEHFLQQALLVVVAPSLIAFVFGWFAFRSRIRGVYFSIITQALTFAFMLLFFRNQTGFGGNNGFTDFKRILGFHLASPRTRVALFALSATWLLVALIGCRLLVRSKFGRVLTAIRDAEDRVRFCGYDPVGFKLFVWTLSAAICGVAGALYVPQVGIINPSEMSPANSVEIAIWVAVGGRGTLLGPILGAALINGAKSWLTVAAPEMWLYALGLLFIVVTRWLPDGVLGLLRRESK
- the ureG gene encoding urease accessory protein UreG, yielding MAHEGEHEHADHPGHFHERETPRRRDYSARAFTVGVGGPVGSGKTALVLALCRALRDRVSLGVVTNDIFTREDAEFLVRNEALPRERIRAVETGGCPHAAIREDISHNLLALEQLMEEVHPDLLFVESGGDNLAAQYSRELADYTIYVIDVAGGDKVPRKGGPGITQSDLLVINKTDLAPHVGADLSVMDRDARRMRGDGPTVFAEVTKGVGVDEIVSNLLAAWRRRTQ
- the ureC gene encoding urease subunit alpha, yielding MSRRIERRHYADLYGPTTGDRVRLGDTALIAEVERDLTSYGDECKFGGGKVLRDGQGQKAGATDPEALDCVITNALILDWTGIYKADVGIKDGRIAGIGKAGNPDTMADVTPGMVVGVTTEAIAGEGLILTAGGIDTHIHFISPQQAPDAIASGITSWVGGGTGPATGTNATTCTPGAWNLARMLQAVDDLPLNVGFTGKGNTSRPEGLLDQIRAGAIGLKLHEDWGTTPAAIDCCLSVAEGEDVQVTIHTDTLNESGFVDDSIAAFKGRTIHTYHSEGAGGGHAPDILRVCGVASVLPSSTNPTRPFTVNTLDEHLDMLMVCHHLDREIVEDVAFAESRIRGETIAAEDILHDLGAISMMSSDSQAMGRVGEVITRTWQTGHKMREQRGRLAGEHGENDNLRIRRYVAKYTINPAIAHGFADAVGSVEIGKLADLVLWKPAFFGIKPELVIKGGFIAWAQMGDAGASIPTPQPLLMRPMFGARAPGAISLAFVSRRALDDGTVTPLGLRKRLHAVRGCRSLGKRDMKLNDALPKLEVDPESYEVRADGEVLRCEPATRLPLSQRYSLF
- a CDS encoding urease subunit gamma; the protein is MHLTPREVDKLVLHGAGVLAQKRLARGLRLNQPEAVALISTQLLELIRDGRSVAELMDLGRRMLGRAQVLSGVPEMILEVQVEGTFPDGTKLVTVHHPVALEQGDLALALYGSFLPPPDASKFAAAREEPVAGEVLATSGEIELNAGREAVALKVVNRGDRPIQVGSHYPFAETNRALVFDRGRAYGKRLDIPAGTAVRFEPGESRTVQLVAFAGARIVRGGNSLGDGPTTRENQARFLDAVASRGFGHAEEKP
- a CDS encoding urease accessory protein UreD produces the protein MSFERAGAATVVGAAYATLGGGFVDGDRVRLRISVAEGARAFVSSQGPTRIYRSPRGCESETAVEIAPGGALVLAPDPTACFAGARFRQRIDVALADGASVALWDVLSAGRIARGERWALDRCSLALTARRDGRTFLDECWLLDPSHGALRSRLGRFEALATALLVGPLFATVAEKWRAALDSQPPAARAPVLESASALAGGGLVVRLAAESVEELVRSLRSRLAGIPALLGDDPWARRA
- a CDS encoding urease accessory protein UreF, producing MWTVLQLADSAFPTGGFAHSAGLEAAAQAREVEGPEGVARFVRDAIWQAGWGALPLVRAAFEDPSALPRLDRRAETFLVNHVANRASRTQGRAFVSTAARVFPQRVGPVHARATGLKQHFAPLWGAVWHALGLGLDDAQRVLLWSTARNVLSAAVRLGLVGTHEAQALLAQLGHVLDEVHRACGGLGVEDLAQAAPLADLLQGTHDRLYSRLFQS